One genomic region from Pyrobaculum islandicum DSM 4184 encodes:
- a CDS encoding DNA lyase — MMRHSREDRCLSLTLYPSLTLSLLDENYVKIFGVKKGVKASEDQYISGRWYNPWRYINDVDGDLRNRVHRLVELYGDCIGISISPGDEDLLFVTAFLTQNTNYHTNVLRWIRRIFSLSEDLREIVKIASQIGRSYQLQRLPQAIEDYIRLGRPRSRGELLKIAGVGPKVADLFLLFTGDVTSAPVDKHFMRTAPKLGLAGETPRANYCRKYTCETCPLSSRCLRGLSYRKLGRLAGWVQTVSYLIDKGLVGGLA; from the coding sequence ATCCAAGTCTTACGCTTTCACTACTAGATGAGAATTATGTAAAAATCTTTGGGGTGAAAAAAGGCGTAAAAGCGTCGGAGGATCAGTATATATCTGGCCGTTGGTACAACCCTTGGAGATATATAAATGATGTAGACGGCGATTTACGCAACAGAGTACATAGGCTCGTGGAGTTATACGGCGATTGTATTGGCATTTCAATCTCGCCTGGAGATGAGGATCTTCTTTTTGTAACTGCTTTCTTAACGCAAAATACAAACTATCATACTAATGTCCTACGGTGGATACGTCGCATTTTTTCATTATCAGAAGACTTGAGAGAGATTGTAAAGATAGCGTCTCAAATTGGGCGAAGTTATCAACTACAGCGGCTTCCACAAGCCATAGAGGATTATATAAGACTGGGGAGACCCCGCAGTAGGGGGGAGTTGCTTAAAATAGCAGGCGTAGGCCCTAAAGTCGCCGACCTCTTTTTGCTTTTTACAGGCGATGTCACATCTGCCCCCGTAGATAAACATTTCATGAGGACTGCCCCAAAGTTGGGCTTAGCCGGAGAGACGCCAAGGGCAAACTACTGCCGCAAGTACACATGTGAGACATGTCCTCTCTCTTCGCGCTGTCTCAGAGGGCTGTCATATAGAAAGCTAGGCCGACTCGCAGGCTGGGTGCAGACGGTGTCGTATCTAATCGATAAGGGACTCGTCGGCGGTTTAGCTTAA